In Lolium rigidum isolate FL_2022 chromosome 3, APGP_CSIRO_Lrig_0.1, whole genome shotgun sequence, the genomic window GTTGCCAAGAATGCAAGATCTCTGAAGTTCAAGGGATTAAATTCAAGTGATCAAAGTAAATAGTTGATAGTTGAAAGATGTGGGTACATATCGCTATCAGTGCAGAGAAGCTTGAGACTAAATTCAAACGGATTTGCCAGTCAGACCAAGAATCAATCAGCCCTATATTTGCACAGGGCAGCTGTCTGCAAATTTGAACATCTCTAAATCCTGAATTGCACATCATTTTAAATACAGTATACAGTATACATTAAGGGAAGCTACAGACCATACTTTCTAGCACATATACCTGTTAAAAAAATACAAAGTTTGCTCGATTGATTGGCTACAAAGGAAATGAACCTAGGTTTATAAATGTGCAACTACCTAATTGCAGATTTGCAAACCTTGAATTGTAGAGTGGTGAATACAGCATAAATACAAATGAAAGTCAATACTTCCTAACAACCTAACTGTGAAAATTGTGTTGGTGTTCACGGATATGTTAAAATCAAACAACATGACAATAAATGGTAATTTTTCAAAAGGAATGGGAGAAATCACCACGGTTTGATGACAAAACTCCAATCAGCTCATGTAAGGACAATAGGCTAGACGGATTCAGCCGCTCTACCAACTCCGATAAAACAAAAGCTTTAGTTTGAGAAGTATAAGAATTCGATCTTGGGTGGGCGGGGATGCATCGCCCATCCCAACCACCGGGCTATGCCTCGGTACACAATTTGAGAAGTATAAGACCTTCATGAACATGGACATACCTTCATGAGCGGCAACTAAGTTACTTAAGCCAACAATGCCTATAGCTTGGTTTTTATACTACCACACATGGGGAATTCTGATGAAGTGCAACTGTGGGTTCAAAAGATTATGAACTCATCAAAACCAGGTTGTCTTACTGGAAAttcaattttaaaattttgagGTACAAGTCTTATCCCCTCACCTACAAGCTTCGGGGACAATGTTAAATAAGCTAATTCATATTTCCATTTCCTGGGCCATCATGGCAAAAACCATATGAGCAATCAATCTCCCCATAAAAGAACCATGCTCTAAGTTCATATACAATTAGCACTAAGTTTGCTCTAATTAACATGCTGCAAAAAAAGCATCTGACAAGCTAATTCAACTAAATTTCCCCAATTATACCATCTAGCCATTACCAGCATCCTAAACACAGTTGCAAACTAATACAGAAGCTTCAAAAACGATTTCCTACTAAGCCTACAGGAACAAATACAAGGAGGACGAACACCTCACCGCCAGGCAGACACGGTGAGCAGAGGCCGTTTCTCCCATGCCAGCGACAAGAACGCTGGCTGGAGCTCCACGAGCGAGTACTTGTACTTGGAATCGTAGTTCCAGAGCAAGAGATCGGCCTGGCTCATGGCGTAGTTGCTGAGGCGGACCGGCTCGAAGCCGCACCACTCCATCAGCGCCTGCCACTCGCCGCTGCCGGCCATCCTGCACGTCCTCTCCGTACCCTCCCCTGGCCCGACTGCCCTCCGGATGCGCTCCCCGAACATGCACCGCTCCATGGTCACCCTCTCCTCGGAGTCCCTGGCCATGGCCACATCCAAGGACTCGAACACCGACCGgtagtagctcagcgcattggcgAATCGGTCGACGAACCCAGCTCGGTTCAGGCTGACCTCGTACTCCCCGAGGGTGACCACCGCCGGGCTGAGCGACTTGGCGAGGCGGAGGACGCGCCTTACCGGCTCGTCGGAGTCGCCGAGGAGGTGGTAGAGCTGGAGCATGAAGTTGACGGCCACGACCTCGTCTGGCTCGACGGAGAAGTCGGACCCGTCGAGCTCGTGCGCCGGCGCCCGGAGCAGCGGCACGAACTCGAAGTCCACCCCGAGGAGCTGCGCGAAGTCGCGGAGGCGGACGCTGGTGGCGGCGAGCGACGCCGCGGGGTGCGGGCCCAGGTACGGCGAGGGGACGCCGGAGATGCGCACCCGGGACGGCTTCCCCTCGGGCCGCGTGGCCAGCGCCTGCAGCAGCGCCGCCCACTGGATGCCCTGCACGACGCCGAAGTCAACGATGTGGATCTTGGTCGCCGCGCCCGTGGCCTCCAGGATGGCCTGGTTGGCCGTGAGGTGCGCGAACTTGGAGTAGGGGCAGGCGTCGTTGAGCGTCTTGTAGCAGAGCGTCAGCTCGTCGGAGGCGAGCCGCGGGTCGGATGACGTTGCAGGGGGCGCCGGGCCGAGGCGGCGGGCGAGCGCGTCGGAGAAGTAGAAGGCGACGCGCTCCGCGGGGTCCCCGGAGTGGCTGGCGGCTGCGCGGACCTTGGCGAGCTCCGCGGCGGCGAGGGCTGAGTTGGCCGCCGCGGCGCGGGAGCAGGCGAGGAGGGACTGGAGGATGGGGGCTGAGCAGGAGTCGTCCGAGGCGCTCGGAGAAGAACACGCTGCCTGCGTGGCGGTCGCGACCGGGGGGAGAGAGGCCCGCGCATTCTCGGCCTGCGCCGCGGCGGAGGGGGCGATGGCCTCGGCTGGGGGCGGgacgggcggcggcggggtggTGAAGATGAGGCGGTCGAGGTCCGAGTCCTGGAACACGGGGGCCTCCCCTATGAGGCTCTCCATCCAGCCGTCGGAGTCGAAGTCCGCGGAGGCGGCGAGGTCGGAGaagacggcgtcggcggcggaggcGCCGAAGACGTCGGAGAAGAAGTGCTCGGCGTGGGgccaggcggcggaggcggcggcgtagGGAAGCGAGCCCGGGATCTGGGCGTgcgggggcggcggctgggcggacggcatcggcggcggcaggaggtggtggtggcgctgctgctgctggtgctggtgttgctgctgctgctgctggatcaCCTGCTGCGCGATGGCCATGAGGTTGCCGCTGTCGGCGCACATGTACGCCATCCCTCGTCGGCGCTGCCGATCCGGGAGCGGCCGGCCGGTGGGAGAGTGGCGGAAATGGGGGGCTCGCCGATGAATCGGGGCGGTTTCGGGGGGAGCGGAGCGAAGGGAGAGGACGGCGGAGGAGAGCGGCAGGGGGATTTAAAACAGCGCAGTAGGGCGTCAGTGTGGTCGCAGTGGCAGAGAGCACGCTCACACTGTGTGGGGCGCAATTACGGGAGTGCCCTTGGACTGTACTGGTCTTGTTTGCATCTGAGGTCGGTGACCTCAAACGGTAAAATGGGAGCGAGCGAAGCGGGGCAAGGGGGGAAGCGTGGGGAACTTCAACTCCGGATTCAGGTGGGAGGATCTTCTATGACGAGCTTTTGAGGGCAGGATATCGAAAGATCACTTTCACTAAGCCAACTCGACAAAAAGCACAACCGAGTGTGTTCCTGTTTATTTTGGACATCAAATGTATCATTTTTTTTGGGGGGAAACGGGTGTGCTATATTGATCAATCTACCAAAGATTTCATACAAATTGTCTTCCGGATACACTCCGGAGACACACCACGCCACATAGAACTAGGCAAACATTCAGCCAAACGCACTGAACAACCCCCAATGGAGGTCGGCAATAGCGCCCGATGAAGTATTTGGGTTAGCGTCTCCTCCCACCGGCATCCCCCATTTTAACCCCCACTGATCaaaagatatactccctccgatccggaaaaagTGTCCGGCGGTTAAGACAAACGGCATTTTACAATTCAACCCTTCTAAATGAGAAAAAATAACGGTGGACTCTGCACGCTATCGAGGTGGTCGGTCGGTAGGAGAGCGACGCCCGTCGTACTGAGGGAGGGAGGCGGGGATGTCCAGGTCCGGCGTTGCGCCGGCGAGGCCCGGCCGGAGCCGTTCAGCCTCCCGCCTGGTCGCCCTCGACGCGTTGCAGGAAGATAGCTAGAGATCCATCGAGGGGGATGACCTGAGGCGCGGGGAAGAAGGGTCCGTCGGGACTGCCGGCGACGATGGAGGGCAGGGGCGGCCGGTGACGACGTAGGGCATGGGCGGCCGGCGAGGAAGTGCAGGGGCGGCCGGTGAGAAAATGCAGGATTGGATCTtaccagagggagaagtgagaatGGGGAACGAGGGAGACGGGTGGGTGGCGTGCGGCTCGTCACTtcctttttccttcttttttttacTTCTGTTGCGGGTTGGAAGGAAGAGGATAAGTGGACTGCGGGTATAGAAGAAAACAAATGTGAGGCTGTTTTTGTAAAATGGCTCTTCCGACTCTTTTttgggatcggagggagtaaaagAAATTAGGAAACAAAAGCATAGTTCAAATGCGAGGTATCAAATTCATATTCACGGGTGACGCGTCGGCTACCAAAACGACAACAAGTCTAGCAAATCATATGAGAGAATCAAATGGAGGAGGTCGGCGGGTCGTCAATAATAGTCGGTGATGGCTGCTCAGGCGTTGGAGGTCGTAGTTGTGTAATTACTGGCGTTTGCATGGCCGACATGGCTTGCTCTGCCGCGGATGCTGCCATCATCTCCTTCATGATGCGGGCCTGGGTCATCTTGTACCACGCCTTGGCATCATCATCCATGGTTGAAGTGTCGGCCACCAAGATCTTCAAATCTtcattcatcttcatcaccaaggCTTGAGACGACTGTGGTTCGTGGCATGGATGAGGGTGGGTTGGGTGGCTACTTTGGCGGCTTCATCATTGGcctcttcgagtttgatcttgtgTTCGGCCTTTTCCAACAAAGCCTTCCACTTTTGATCGTCCTTCTCATCTCGGTCATCATCTATATCCTTTAAACTTGAACCACCTCCGCAAGGATCATGCCAACGGATGCTTCCATGGCGGCCGATGATGCGGCACAATTCCTCTCGGCATTGGCTTTCTTGTTGCCAATTTGGCGCCCAATTGAGGCAGCCGAGGGTGGTGCCGGCCGCCCTGCACATCAATGACCTCCATGCCATTATTATTGAGGGTGAGCCAGGTCTTCTCCCACTTGGGGCATTTCTCAAGCTTGGCGAAGACATACAAAAGAGAAAATTatttacctttgatccatttcctATACATGAAGAAAGCATGCTTTGACTAAAAAAAGCAGAAACTAAATTAGACAATAAAAACAACCATCACATGACATCTAGATGAGAAGGCATGAGCATACATGGTTCGTTTTTTCACTCTCTTGCCTCTTTTCAATCGTCGTTAAGAAGCCATCAAACATGTTGACCAACGGTTGTATGACTCCCCACACATGTGACACTGCACTCTCGCTGCGGTCCATGAACGCGTTCTTGTAGTCACCGAAAAGGTAGTGTTTGTTGAATTGATGGTAGATCCTCAACCAATATATTCCCCATGCATGATGCGTGCCAGTGATCAATAGGGTCAAGGCTGATGGCCCTCCATGCGCCCGTGATGCAAAGATCCTTGAGTCTGCTCTATTGAACGCCTTGGCTCCCCTTCTTCTTGGCCATCATCATGGCGCACTAGCGCTCGTATCAACATCAGCCGCTTCTATCTCCGAGCCATCATCTTCGCATCATCCTCCTCCCCTTGGCTACCCTCTATGTCCTCGTCTGATGGAGAATCTCAAGCTTGAATGTTGGCCAAGATGCTAGCGCCCTCGGCCTacggaaaaacaacattttgcatACCCACCCGTCGGCCAAGTGAACCCTCGTAAAGAAACAACTTTTCATACCTCATCGGTGGTGTACTAAGAGACGACCATATCGTTGAACACACGGTTACCTTTCGGGCCTTCGTTGCCATACTAGTCGCCGCCGTCAAACAAAGCACTGCCGGCGTTGCTGCTGCCCACACCGGGGTCATCCCCGAAGAAGACGGGTGCTGCGGAAGTACACTAATGCCATAGTTCGagcctgccatgccaaaaaaaagtGCCAAATCCAAATATCTTGAGACGCAACAACCTCAAATATGACTGTGTGCACCCTTTCATATGGCCATGGTACTGACCTTGCCACCCTAATGGACAATTTTTCCATTCCCAGTGCATGGAATCTATGATTTCAATCATACCTggaaaccctcttgctgcattgATTGACAATAGTCGGGCAGTATTAGCAACATTTGGTTGCCTCAACTACAGTTCTGTGAATACTACAACCACAACCCATCCAGAACTTGTATATTGACTCAAGGAAACCTAGCTCTCTCATGCGGATTACCCGTCCACTAGGGCACTGATACATCCCAAATATATCTACTTTTTCAAACACTTTGCTCAATGAATTACTCCGAAATCTCACGATATTAGGATAAAAACTCCTGAATTTGATGTTGTTTTTTGCAAAGTCAAGTTTTCGTAGGAAataaaatctaggaaaaatatcgcGGTAGTTTTTCACCAAAAGAAGGGACCTGGAGCTTTGGATCACgtgagaggagccacgaggcctgAACGAAGCCAGGTGGCGCAGCCCAACTTCTTGGCCGTGCCACCAGTGCATGTTCAACCCTCGATTGTCGTCTCGCCTTCCTCCTTCGTGAGGTGCCTTATATACCATGAAAACCTACCGCCTGAAAGGACACGACCTTTCGCGAAACGGAGCGTCGCCGAGACCACGATCTTCGTTTCGGGGGccagattgatcctgctctccaccccGGAGAGAGGGATTTCAAGGGCTTCGTCATCATCACTgccaccaccatcatcaccaaccatcatggactcactccctgatgagcgcagattgcacaccgttggggaaccccaagaggaaggtatgatgagcacagtagcaagtttttccactgcaagaaaccaaggtttaatcgaccagtaggaaaaaggcgtgacttctgaaggtgttgctagctaacttGTGGCAGggagcactaccggcgtcagcaacaatgtggaacctgcacacaacacaaccaagatactttgccccaacttacagtgaggttgtcaatctcatcggttttgctgaacacaaaggattaaatgtatagtgtggaaagagatgtttgtttgcagtgaaatgaaAGAGAATAGTgcctgcagtaagtaaacagaacatgatgatcggggtccacagttcactagaggtgtctctccataaagataaataacatgctgggtgaacaaattacagctgggcaattgacagaataaagaccatacatgacaagatgattactatgagactcgtttgggcattacaacataatacataaacCGTAATTCaagtgcgtctatgactaataatccaccttccggttatcgtccgtaccccttccagtattaagttgcaagcaacagattatcgcattaagtaatatgtgtaaagtaaacaatagaattatccttagacaaaacattgttgttttctccctagtaacaacagcacatccacagtcTTAGAAGTTATTTTATCTCtttcagaaaactagaggcatgaacctactatcgagcataaatactccctcttggagtcacaagcatttacttggctagagtatctactagcaatggagagcatgcaagatcacaagtaacatatgacaagtatataatcgatctcaacatagtattcaatattcatcggatcccagcaaacgcaccatgtagcattacatagagatgatctttatcatgataggcagctcacaagatctaagcatgggacacaaattggagaagacaaccatctagctactgctatggacccatagtctggagatgaactactcacgcatcacttcagaggcagtcatggcgatgtagatgcctccggtgatgatctccccctccgacagggtgccggaaagaacttcagaaccctcccgagctagggtctgcaatggcgggcGCGACTGAACTTTTCGTGCATCGAGTCtcaggtgtttaggtttttcccgagatcttgaataaataggcgaaagggtgaGGTTGGTGGCTGtacgggggccacaccaccctttggcgcgggccacaccctggccgcgccatggggtggtatggccgccctgtggcgcctcctcagcctccctctggactctgtcttcgttacggtaaaatattgacttcggcttttgattcgtccaattccgagaatatttgatgtacaacttttctgaaatacaaaataacagaaaacagggcactggcactgtggcatcttgttaataggttagtgccagaaaatgtataaaactgcaacgaagtgcaagcaaaacatatataaattggtgtaaaataagcattgagcatcaaaaattatagatacgtttgcaacgtatcactccccatcaccatgagtgagtagttctctgtaggcTTTAGAGGTggatgtgttgtgggtatacttcatgggtgtaccatcgacagtgcctagatccggcaagcccgggtggcccatagatggtgatgaggcatgtggcccatcgggcggcccgattcttgttgatcatgaaggaagaagtccagcccgggatcggtaggccggatccgtaccgacattaggagtaacccggatccatggaggcccatgaggaacccggatccgggacgacgtatatggaaggcggatccgtgacgtgcacggcaagatattgtaccgtagttaggctatactgtaatccggctaggactctccatgtaaaccctagatccgtgcgcctttataagccggatcccgggagccctagaggcacaaccacaactcattgtaacaacgcgaaagcgcccggataattccggacaagcggcggtaggccctgtcatcgtgcgggtgttcgaaggctgggtaactcgcgtaccaccgtcccgtgtgcactccgccctatggcccctacttcttctccccctcgtgaggatccctcctccgaggtaccgtcgattaggcaacgacggttggcgcccaccgtggggctgcggcgtacggaggccggagccgggagggttccgccatgggaagctacgacgacaccatcggctgtggggcgtgtcctttacgccggaaatctgccgatcgtccctccggatgagtgttggattccggctaaaaccgaccccgtcaagctctccatcgtcccggttggcggcatacacatcttcatcggggaaaccgtcgattccgacggaaacccactggtaagtagcggcgacgcgaccgccggccgagcgggacgcggtcgcgaagatccgatacgAGACgcgggaacttcctagcgaagattccgccttagatccgaaaaaatcaaaacccacccaatccgccccgagcgggaagtaacggtggaagaccaatgcgagatccgcctgggtctcccgggtgttagagaagcaaaggtgtcacttcgtacacttcttggcccataccgccggaaccgcccctcaagtagccg contains:
- the LOC124700365 gene encoding SCARECROW-LIKE protein 7-like, translating into MAYMCADSGNLMAIAQQVIQQQQQQHQHQQQQRHHHLLPPPMPSAQPPPPHAQIPGSLPYAAASAAWPHAEHFFSDVFGASAADAVFSDLAASADFDSDGWMESLIGEAPVFQDSDLDRLIFTTPPPPVPPPAEAIAPSAAAQAENARASLPPVATATQAACSSPSASDDSCSAPILQSLLACSRAAAANSALAAAELAKVRAAASHSGDPAERVAFYFSDALARRLGPAPPATSSDPRLASDELTLCYKTLNDACPYSKFAHLTANQAILEATGAATKIHIVDFGVVQGIQWAALLQALATRPEGKPSRVRISGVPSPYLGPHPAASLAATSVRLRDFAQLLGVDFEFVPLLRAPAHELDGSDFSVEPDEVVAVNFMLQLYHLLGDSDEPVRRVLRLAKSLSPAVVTLGEYEVSLNRAGFVDRFANALSYYRSVFESLDVAMARDSEERVTMERCMFGERIRRAVGPGEGTERTCRMAGSGEWQALMEWCGFEPVRLSNYAMSQADLLLWNYDSKYKYSLVELQPAFLSLAWEKRPLLTVSAWR